A single region of the Gossypium arboreum isolate Shixiya-1 chromosome 12, ASM2569848v2, whole genome shotgun sequence genome encodes:
- the LOC108476977 gene encoding beta-amylase 3, chloroplastic isoform X2, which yields MALTLRSSTSFIKLKETNSFKTPDDFLGSISFAQMKPSCRIRARNSMSMQEAPLVHGKISTKETEKLYGLTISHAENNSKSAGVEGVMVDAWWGLVEKDGPLNYNWEGYAELVKMVEKHGLKLQVVMSFHQCGGNVGDSCSIPLPPWVLEEIRKNPDLVYTDRLGRRNPEYISLGCDSVPVLRGRTPIQAYTDYMRSFRERFRDYLGRVIVEIQVGMGPCGELRYPSYPESNGMWKFPGIGEFQCYDKYMRASLEAAAEAIGQKDWGKGGPHDSGHYKQVPEETDFFKRDGTWNTEYGQFFLEWYSRKLLEHGDRILAAAKGTFHGTGAKLSAKVAGIHWHYRTRSHAAELTAGYYNTRHHDGYVPIAQMFSKHGVVFNFTCMEMRDGEQPEYANCSPEGLVRQVKMATKIARVELAGENALERYDAGSYAQVLATSRSDSGNGLSAFTYLRMNKRLFEGDNWRHLVEFVKNMSEGGRKISECDSRGTNLYIGFIKDKTVEKKEVALV from the exons ATGGCCTTAACATTACGTTCTTCTACTTCTTTCATCAAACTCAAAGAAACCAACAGCTTCAAAACTCCTGATGACTTCTTAGGCTCCATTTCTTTTGCTCAAATGAAGCCATCCTGCCGAATCCGAGCAAGGAATTCGATGTCGATGCAGGAAGCACCGCTGGTGCATGGGAAAATCTCGACCAAGGAAACCGAGAAGTTATACGGTCTAACAATTTCCCATGCTGAAAATAACTCAAAG AGTGCAGGTGTCGAAGGGGTTATGGTTGATGCTTGGTGGGGCTTAGTAGAGAAAGATGGACCTTTAAACTACAACTGGGAAGGGTATGCTGAGCTTGTGAAAATGGTTGAAAAACATGGTCTAAAGCTCCAAGTTGTCATGTCGTTTCATCAGTGTGGCGGCAATGTTGGAGACTCTTGCAG TATCCCATTGCCTCCATGGGTGCTTGAAGAAATCAGAAAAAACCCAGACCTTGTCTACACAGATAGATTGGGACGAAGGAATCCCGAGTACATTTCCTTGGGATGTGACTCAGTTCCTGTTCTCAGAGGAAGAACACCTATTCAAGCTTACACAGATTACATGAGGAGCTTCCGTGAGAGGTTCAGAGATTACTTGGGACGAGTTATTGTG GAAATTCAAGTGGGGATGGGACCATGTGGGGAACTGAGATACCCATCTTATCCAGAAAGTAATGGAATGTGGAAATTTCCTGGAATTGGAGAGTTTCAGTGCTATGATAAG TATATGAGAGCTTCCCTGGAAGCAGCGGCGGAAGCCATCGGGCAAAAAGACTGGGGAAAAGGTGGTCCACATGATTCTGGTCATTACAAGCAAGTTCCTGAAGAAACTGACTTCTTCAAAAGGGATGGAACATGGAACACCGAGTACGGACAGTTCTTCCTAGAATGGTACTCCAGGAAGCTACTCGAGCATGGAGACCGAATACTTGCGGCTGCAAAAGGAACATTCCATGGAACAGGAGCAAAACTATCAGCAAAGGTTGCTGGGATTCATTGGCATTACAGAACAAGGTCACATGCTGCTGAACTAACAGCTGGTTACTATAACACCAGACATCATGATGGTTACGTCCCAATAGCACAAATGTTCAGTAAACATGGAGTTGTTTTCAATTTCACTTGCATGGAAATGAGAGATGGGGAACAACCTGAATATGCAAACTGTTCACCCGAGGGATTAGTCCGGCAAGTAAAAATGGCAACAAAGATAGCCAGGGTCGAACTTGCCGGAGAAAATGCACTAGAGAGGTATGATGCTGGTTCATATGCACAGGTTTTGGCAACGAGTAGATCGGATTCAGGCAATGGATTGAGTGCATTTACATATTTAAGGATGAACAAAAGGTTGTTTGAAGG
- the LOC108476977 gene encoding beta-amylase 3, chloroplastic isoform X1: MALTLRSSTSFIKLKETNSFKTPDDFLGSISFAQMKPSCRIRARNSMSMQEAPLVHGKISTKETEKLYGLTISHAENNSKVPVYVMLPLDTITLGGSLNKPRAMNASLMALKSAGVEGVMVDAWWGLVEKDGPLNYNWEGYAELVKMVEKHGLKLQVVMSFHQCGGNVGDSCSIPLPPWVLEEIRKNPDLVYTDRLGRRNPEYISLGCDSVPVLRGRTPIQAYTDYMRSFRERFRDYLGRVIVEIQVGMGPCGELRYPSYPESNGMWKFPGIGEFQCYDKYMRASLEAAAEAIGQKDWGKGGPHDSGHYKQVPEETDFFKRDGTWNTEYGQFFLEWYSRKLLEHGDRILAAAKGTFHGTGAKLSAKVAGIHWHYRTRSHAAELTAGYYNTRHHDGYVPIAQMFSKHGVVFNFTCMEMRDGEQPEYANCSPEGLVRQVKMATKIARVELAGENALERYDAGSYAQVLATSRSDSGNGLSAFTYLRMNKRLFEGDNWRHLVEFVKNMSEGGRKISECDSRGTNLYIGFIKDKTVEKKEVALV, from the exons ATGGCCTTAACATTACGTTCTTCTACTTCTTTCATCAAACTCAAAGAAACCAACAGCTTCAAAACTCCTGATGACTTCTTAGGCTCCATTTCTTTTGCTCAAATGAAGCCATCCTGCCGAATCCGAGCAAGGAATTCGATGTCGATGCAGGAAGCACCGCTGGTGCATGGGAAAATCTCGACCAAGGAAACCGAGAAGTTATACGGTCTAACAATTTCCCATGCTGAAAATAACTCAAAGGTACCTGTTTATGTGATGTTGCCACTAGACACAATAACTCTAGGGGGTAGCTTGAATAAGCCACGGGCAATGAACGCAAGTTTGATGGCCTTAAAGAGTGCAGGTGTCGAAGGGGTTATGGTTGATGCTTGGTGGGGCTTAGTAGAGAAAGATGGACCTTTAAACTACAACTGGGAAGGGTATGCTGAGCTTGTGAAAATGGTTGAAAAACATGGTCTAAAGCTCCAAGTTGTCATGTCGTTTCATCAGTGTGGCGGCAATGTTGGAGACTCTTGCAG TATCCCATTGCCTCCATGGGTGCTTGAAGAAATCAGAAAAAACCCAGACCTTGTCTACACAGATAGATTGGGACGAAGGAATCCCGAGTACATTTCCTTGGGATGTGACTCAGTTCCTGTTCTCAGAGGAAGAACACCTATTCAAGCTTACACAGATTACATGAGGAGCTTCCGTGAGAGGTTCAGAGATTACTTGGGACGAGTTATTGTG GAAATTCAAGTGGGGATGGGACCATGTGGGGAACTGAGATACCCATCTTATCCAGAAAGTAATGGAATGTGGAAATTTCCTGGAATTGGAGAGTTTCAGTGCTATGATAAG TATATGAGAGCTTCCCTGGAAGCAGCGGCGGAAGCCATCGGGCAAAAAGACTGGGGAAAAGGTGGTCCACATGATTCTGGTCATTACAAGCAAGTTCCTGAAGAAACTGACTTCTTCAAAAGGGATGGAACATGGAACACCGAGTACGGACAGTTCTTCCTAGAATGGTACTCCAGGAAGCTACTCGAGCATGGAGACCGAATACTTGCGGCTGCAAAAGGAACATTCCATGGAACAGGAGCAAAACTATCAGCAAAGGTTGCTGGGATTCATTGGCATTACAGAACAAGGTCACATGCTGCTGAACTAACAGCTGGTTACTATAACACCAGACATCATGATGGTTACGTCCCAATAGCACAAATGTTCAGTAAACATGGAGTTGTTTTCAATTTCACTTGCATGGAAATGAGAGATGGGGAACAACCTGAATATGCAAACTGTTCACCCGAGGGATTAGTCCGGCAAGTAAAAATGGCAACAAAGATAGCCAGGGTCGAACTTGCCGGAGAAAATGCACTAGAGAGGTATGATGCTGGTTCATATGCACAGGTTTTGGCAACGAGTAGATCGGATTCAGGCAATGGATTGAGTGCATTTACATATTTAAGGATGAACAAAAGGTTGTTTGAAGG